In a single window of the Daphnia carinata strain CSIRO-1 chromosome 4, CSIRO_AGI_Dcar_HiC_V3, whole genome shotgun sequence genome:
- the LOC130695140 gene encoding uncharacterized protein LOC130695140 isoform X2, protein MDQHFFLFSVGLLWALISNVPVNSEESSTSINTKDAERVTDTFTPTPFSTIPDFNIDFENGTIAPWTEASRRSVKWKVENQNSPWELDNAAPAPANGSSYLRVDRGSSLSFGVAIFRSPVVISQPGVRDITLSFSYWIRSKWPQFTNLEIYTVIDGKEKLLYDCYPYADINNRSWRGGFLRILRYKCRRCCRHRRYLIDHYRWIDIDNRNSYNTFSNNGTSNTTTNGTTNGTYNGTYNGTYNGTSNGTSNGTSYGTYYGTYYGASITETTTPETTTESITTI, encoded by the exons ATGGACCAgcacttctttttgttttcagtagGTTTGTTGTGGGCGTTAATTTCCAATGTGCCAGTTAATTCAGAAGAATCGTCAACGAGTATAAATACGAAAGACGCAGAACGGGTTACAGATACATTTACGCCTACACCATTTTCTACCATCCCTGATTTCAACATTGATTTCGAAAATGGAACAATAGCCCCATGGACGGAGGCGTCACGGAGAAGTGTAAAATGGAAAGTAGAGAACCAAAACTCACCCTGGGAGTTGGATAATGCTGCTCCTGCACCAGCGAATGGTTCCAGCTATCTCCGCGTCGATCGTGGTAGCTCTTTATCATTCGGGGTAGCCATTTTTCGAAGCCCCGTAGTTATATCTCAACCTGGTGTAAGAGATATCACCCTTTCCTTCTCGTACTGGATACGCTCCAAATGGCCACAATTCACGAACCTTGAG ATTTACACCGTCATAGATGGAAAGGAAAAGCTGCTTTACGATTGCTACCCATATGCGGACATTAACAATCGAAGTTGGCGAG GTGGTTTTTTACGCATATTGCGGTACAAATGTCGAAGATGCTGTCGCCATCGACGATATCTCATTGACCATTACAGATGGATCGACATCGACAACAGAAACAGCTACAACACCTTTTCTAACAACGGAACCTCCAACACAACCACCAACGGGACCACCAACGGAACCTACAACGGAACCTACAACGGAACCTACAACGGAACCTCCAACGGAACCTCCAACGGAACCTCCTATGGAACCTACTATGGAACCTACTACGGAGCTTCCATAACGGAAACTACAACACCGGAAACTACAACTGAAAGCATAACAACgatttga
- the LOC130695140 gene encoding uncharacterized protein LOC130695140 isoform X1 yields MDQHFFLFSVGLLWALISNVPVNSEESSTSINTKDAERVTDTFTPTPFSTIPDFNIDFENGTIAPWTEASRRSVKWKVENQNSPWELDNAAPAPANGSSYLRVDRGSSLSFGVAIFRSPVVISQPGVRDITLSFSYWIRSKWPQFTNLEIYTVIDGKEKLLYDCYPYADINNRSWRGIVIESPNITTSRNFELQVVFYAYCGTNVEDAVAIDDISLTITDGSTSTTETATTPFLTTEPPTQPPTGPPTEPTTEPTTEPTTEPPTEPPTEPPMEPTMEPTTELP; encoded by the exons ATGGACCAgcacttctttttgttttcagtagGTTTGTTGTGGGCGTTAATTTCCAATGTGCCAGTTAATTCAGAAGAATCGTCAACGAGTATAAATACGAAAGACGCAGAACGGGTTACAGATACATTTACGCCTACACCATTTTCTACCATCCCTGATTTCAACATTGATTTCGAAAATGGAACAATAGCCCCATGGACGGAGGCGTCACGGAGAAGTGTAAAATGGAAAGTAGAGAACCAAAACTCACCCTGGGAGTTGGATAATGCTGCTCCTGCACCAGCGAATGGTTCCAGCTATCTCCGCGTCGATCGTGGTAGCTCTTTATCATTCGGGGTAGCCATTTTTCGAAGCCCCGTAGTTATATCTCAACCTGGTGTAAGAGATATCACCCTTTCCTTCTCGTACTGGATACGCTCCAAATGGCCACAATTCACGAACCTTGAG ATTTACACCGTCATAGATGGAAAGGAAAAGCTGCTTTACGATTGCTACCCATATGCGGACATTAACAATCGAAGTTGGCGAGGTATAGTTATTGAATCACCTAATATAACAACCAGTCGTAACTTTGAACTTCAG GTGGTTTTTTACGCATATTGCGGTACAAATGTCGAAGATGCTGTCGCCATCGACGATATCTCATTGACCATTACAGATGGATCGACATCGACAACAGAAACAGCTACAACACCTTTTCTAACAACGGAACCTCCAACACAACCACCAACGGGACCACCAACGGAACCTACAACGGAACCTACAACGGAACCTACAACGGAACCTCCAACGGAACCTCCAACGGAACCTCCTATGGAACCTACTATGGAACCTACTACGGAGCTTCCATAA